One Paraburkholderia flagellata genomic window carries:
- a CDS encoding FHA domain-containing protein, with translation MVPDAASIAESQTSLDRTFDIVLRPISHTELGEIRIDKDLFAVGRTQPPFASAQPEVVVDVSRRHARIFREGASAYVADLGSKNGTAVNGIEVTQKPHVLNDGDELSFAGALAFRVSFAPRAPRAAARATVVTLTPERADLGLQQIVVTSFPFLVSKADETFSQYHDAFPHQVNYLSRRHAHIYAEDDAMYVEDLGSTNGTFLDGQRLDDHAVRLQDGQRIAFGGEHFVYRVGLESTSGSDATVTATRERLASVLAEDADRTTFIGSAHSFLDIFCTPPAPAQDDEINPDAPQQAPEPGHDTRRRRNRIEVFLSELNEALGGSGKINMSAFVRWGGGGIAVIFALVALTYFQGAPQRDMQALLTTGQFENAAQMADQYLARHPNDSTWRAMGTEALIKANVPDWVAAINARAFDRARAIVEDMRTLARHNPDAAPLVENIGWIGALQSFVQGRGGPQAPIRIYRDEAPIHALTSRWNDDPGEHQRAFDRISAYVPAFAAVYADSLSLLRKLQSDDSVYVAALDRIQQAVDSALASDRFDALTAMLSDYAQRYPRLAGLDAVRADVDEYQQIDSEAHAGHVQAVRERLAAAHFATPPFAAHAGALEKLALAGGHGESVPAH, from the coding sequence ATGGTGCCTGACGCCGCTTCCATTGCCGAGAGCCAGACATCGCTCGACCGGACGTTCGATATCGTGCTGCGGCCGATATCGCATACGGAGCTGGGCGAGATCCGCATCGACAAGGATCTGTTCGCAGTTGGGCGGACACAGCCGCCCTTCGCCTCGGCGCAGCCTGAGGTCGTCGTGGATGTTTCGCGCCGTCACGCGCGCATCTTCCGGGAGGGCGCGTCGGCCTACGTGGCCGACCTGGGCAGCAAGAACGGCACGGCGGTCAACGGCATCGAAGTGACCCAGAAGCCCCACGTGCTCAACGACGGCGACGAACTGAGTTTTGCCGGCGCGCTCGCGTTTCGCGTGAGCTTCGCGCCGCGTGCGCCGCGCGCGGCCGCGCGGGCAACCGTGGTGACGCTTACGCCCGAGCGCGCCGATCTCGGCTTGCAGCAGATCGTTGTTACGAGTTTTCCGTTCCTGGTCAGCAAGGCCGACGAGACGTTCTCGCAGTATCACGACGCGTTTCCGCATCAGGTGAATTATTTGTCGCGACGCCACGCGCACATCTATGCAGAAGACGACGCGATGTATGTCGAAGACCTTGGGAGCACCAACGGCACGTTCCTCGACGGGCAGCGGCTCGACGATCACGCGGTCAGGCTCCAGGACGGCCAGCGCATCGCATTTGGCGGCGAGCACTTCGTCTACCGCGTTGGCCTCGAAAGCACGAGTGGAAGCGATGCCACCGTGACGGCGACGCGCGAGCGCCTCGCCTCGGTGCTCGCGGAAGACGCCGACCGCACGACCTTTATTGGCAGCGCACACTCGTTTCTCGACATTTTCTGCACACCTCCCGCGCCCGCACAGGACGACGAGATCAATCCCGATGCGCCTCAACAAGCGCCAGAACCCGGCCATGACACGAGACGACGGCGCAACAGAATCGAGGTCTTCCTGAGTGAGCTGAACGAAGCGCTAGGCGGCAGCGGCAAGATCAACATGAGCGCGTTCGTGCGGTGGGGCGGCGGCGGGATTGCCGTGATCTTCGCGCTCGTTGCCCTCACGTATTTCCAGGGCGCGCCACAGCGCGACATGCAGGCGTTGCTTACTACCGGCCAGTTCGAAAACGCGGCGCAGATGGCCGATCAATATCTCGCGCGCCACCCGAACGACAGCACGTGGCGCGCGATGGGGACAGAAGCGCTCATCAAGGCGAACGTGCCCGACTGGGTTGCCGCGATCAACGCGCGTGCGTTCGATCGCGCGCGTGCCATCGTGGAAGACATGCGCACGCTCGCGCGCCACAATCCGGACGCCGCGCCACTCGTGGAAAACATCGGCTGGATCGGCGCGCTGCAATCGTTCGTGCAGGGGCGAGGCGGTCCGCAAGCGCCGATTCGCATCTATCGCGACGAAGCTCCGATCCACGCGTTGACGAGCCGCTGGAACGACGACCCCGGCGAGCATCAGCGTGCATTCGACCGCATCTCGGCGTATGTGCCGGCGTTTGCCGCCGTGTACGCGGATTCGCTCAGCCTCTTGCGCAAGCTCCAGAGCGACGACTCGGTCTATGTGGCTGCGCTCGATCGCATCCAGCAGGCCGTCGACAGCGCGCTCGCGAGCGACCGCTTCGACGCGCTCACCGCGATGCTGAGCGACTACGCGCAGCGCTATCCGCGCCTCGCCGGGCTCGACGCCGTGCGCGCGGATGTCGACGAGTATCAGCAGATCGACAGCGAGGCGCATGCGGGCCATGTGCAGGCCGTGCGCGAGCGCCTGGCCGCCGCTCACTTCGCCACGCCGCCGTTCGCAGCCCATGCGGGCGCGCTCGAAAAGCTTGCGCTAGCGGGAGGGCACGGTGAATCCGTCCCCGCTCATTGA